CGGCCTGGTGGCGATCGCCGTCGACCTGCTGGCGGCGACGTACCGGCTGACCCCGTGGGCAGGCCTTCCGCTGCTGCTCGTTTACAGCATCCCGGCCACCACGGTCTCCGGCGGCATCTCCGCCCTCGCGTTCATTCCCGCCGCGATCGGCTACGTCGTCCTGCTGCTCGGCGAGGGCCGCGAACGCCTCGGTCGCTGGGGGCGCGTGATCGGCCTCGCCGACGACGTCGCCGGGCCGCAGGAGACCGTGCAGACGTCGCTTCTCGGCCAGACCGGCCGGCGGGTGAGCGCCGCCGTGATCGGGCTGGCGGTCGTCGTGCCCGCGGTCGTGCCGACGCTTCCGGAGAGCGTGCTCGGGCGCGGGGAGGGCGGCGGGCTCGGACCGGCCAGCAGGACGATCAAGGTGAACAACCCCATCGTCGATCTCAAGCGCGACCTGAAGCGCCCGCAGGACTTCCCGGTGATGACGTACACCACCGGAACGAACTCCCCCGACTACATCAAGCTCGTCACGCTGGACGAGTTCGACGGCGACCGCTGGCGGCCCTCGCCCCGCAGCGTCAGCAACGTCACCCCCGACCGGACCGACTACGCGCGGCTCCCCGACCCGCCGGGACTGCGCAGCAACGTCGCGAAGACCTCGGTGACGACGAAGTTCCAGGTGACCGACGCGCTGCAGTCGAGGTGGCTGCCGACGCCGTATCCCGCGACCGCGGTGAGGACGACGGCCGACTGGGGGTACGACCCGGCGACGCTGGACATCGTGCTCCGCGGTCAGGAGTCGGCCGGGCTCTCCTACGACGTACGCACCCTCGAGGTGGGCTACACCCCGGCCGAGCTCCGGGACGCCGGCCCGCCGCCGGCCGCGGTGTTCGACCGCTACACCAAGCTCCCGCCGAACATCCCGAAGGAAGTTCTGCGCCTTGCCAGGACGGAGACCGCCAAGGCGCAGACCGCCTACGACAAGGCGGTGGCGCTGCAGGCGTGGTTCCGCAACGACTTCATCTACGACCTCGAGGTCCAGCCCGGCCACGGCGGGTCGGCGATGCTCGAGTTCCTCGCCGACCGGCGCGGCTACTGCGAGCAGTTCGCCGCCACCATGGCCATCATGGCGCGCTCGCTCGGCATCCCCGCCCGGGTGGGCGTCGGCTACATGCCGGGCACGCGGCAGGCCGACGGGCGCTGGCTGGTGACCTCCCACGACTCCCACGCCTGGCCCGAGCTCTACTTCGCGGGATACGGCTGGGTGCGGTTCGAGCCCACGCCGCAGTCGCAGACCGGTGTCGCCCCGGTGTGGACCGTGCCCGACACCGCCAC
This sequence is a window from Actinopolymorpha sp. NPDC004070. Protein-coding genes within it:
- a CDS encoding DUF3488 and transglutaminase-like domain-containing protein is translated as MSSALRRSLAGFLATVLASLALFPAYASTEWLWSAVLAALFVSTIGFVLRQVGTPRLLVPLGQLAALGWAFVLVYAPHELRFGFLPTGESVLALAHRINDGLLIVVRYAAPVPYDADLVMVTAIGIGLVAIAVDLLAATYRLTPWAGLPLLLVYSIPATTVSGGISALAFIPAAIGYVVLLLGEGRERLGRWGRVIGLADDVAGPQETVQTSLLGQTGRRVSAAVIGLAVVVPAVVPTLPESVLGRGEGGGLGPASRTIKVNNPIVDLKRDLKRPQDFPVMTYTTGTNSPDYIKLVTLDEFDGDRWRPSPRSVSNVTPDRTDYARLPDPPGLRSNVAKTSVTTKFQVTDALQSRWLPTPYPATAVRTTADWGYDPATLDIVLRGQESAGLSYDVRTLEVGYTPAELRDAGPPPAAVFDRYTKLPPNIPKEVLRLARTETAKAQTAYDKAVALQAWFRNDFIYDLEVQPGHGGSAMLEFLADRRGYCEQFAATMAIMARSLGIPARVGVGYMPGTRQADGRWLVTSHDSHAWPELYFAGYGWVRFEPTPQSQTGVAPVWTVPDTATPNTRVPDQRNNPEDPRQNRNPSSSPTPLPNRNDHINAVPTAPTGRSFHVLPVLVVLAALLVVATPMLARVGIRRHRLTQRDPERLVEAAWRELSDVTTDLGVPWDTGTTPRAAGARLADRLPESAQQALRTVVDAVERGRYAPAPGEVGDVRAAVVTVTRGLSGQVTRTRQLRAWLAPVSLWRRLPALWSPVSGLLDRVDTLGPRLARRWRRGRMAGTSR